A window of Juglans regia cultivar Chandler chromosome 7, Walnut 2.0, whole genome shotgun sequence contains these coding sequences:
- the LOC109021208 gene encoding inositol oxygenase 1-like, whose amino-acid sequence MTILIQQPEFGVEAEETKVPADEKDLVLDGGFVVPQINSFGQTFRDYDAESQRQEGVESFYRTNHINQTYGFVKKMREEYGKLDRVEMSIWECCELLNEVVDESDPDLDEPQIEHLLQTAEAIRKDYPNEDWLHLTGLIHDLGKVLLLPSFGELPQWAVVGDTFPVGCSFDESIVHHKYFKENPDYNNPTYNTKYGVYAEGCGLNNVMMSWGHDDYMYLVAKENQTTLPSAALFIIRYHSFYALHRSEAYKHLMNEEDVENLKWLQIFNKYDLYSKSKVRIDVEKVKPYYLSLIEKYFPSKLKW is encoded by the exons ATGACCATCCTCATTCAGCAGCCTGAGTTTG GAGTTGAGGCAGAGGAAACAAAGGTCCCTGCTGACGAGAAAGACTTGGTGTTGGACGGTGGATTTGTTGTGCCACAGATCAATTCATTTGGCCAAACCTTTAG gGACTATGATGCTGAAAGTCAGAGACAAGAAGGCGTCGAAAGCTTCTACAGAACGAATCACATTAACCAGACTTACGGATTT GTGAAAAAGATGAGGGAAGAGTATGGCAAATTAGACAGGGTGGAGATGAGCATATGGGAATGTTGTGAACTTCTTAATGAAGTTGTTGATGAGAGTGATCCGGACTTGGACGAGCCCCAAATCGAGCACTTGTTGCAAACGGCTGAAGCAATTAGAAAGGACTATCCCAATGAAGATTGGCTGCACCTAACTGGCCTTATACATG ACCTTGGGAAGGTGCTTCTTCTTCCTAGCTTTGGGGAACTTCCTCAATGGGCTGTTGTAG GTGACACATTCCCAGTTGGTTGTTCTTTTGATGAATCAATTGTCCATCACAAG TATTTCAAGGAAAATCCAGACTACAACAACCCTACTTACAACACTAAATATGGAGTTTATGCTGAGGGCTGCGGGCTCAACAATGTGATGATGTCATGGGGACACGATGACTACATGTATTTG GTGGCAAAGGAGAATCAAACCACTCTACCTTCTGCAGCTCTTTTTATCATTAGATATCACTCCTTCTACG CATTACATAGATCAGAGGCATACAAGCACTTAATGAATGAGGAGGATGTTGAGAATCTGAAATGGCTCCAGATATTCAA CAAATATGACCTTTATAGCAAGAGCAAGGTTCGGATCGATGTTGAAAAGGTTAAGCCATACTATCTTTCCCTCATTGAAAAG TACTTCCCCTCGAAgctaaaatggtga